In Candidatus Tiamatella incendiivivens, the genomic window GGTCTAAGCCAGGTTTGAGACCTCAACACCTTATTGCTGTTAAAGCACTTTCGCAGATAGCTCAAGCTGAAGTGTCTGGGGCTCATGTAGGTTCAACTGAAGTAATCTTCATACCTAAGGAGTTGAAGGGGGGTTCGTACAGATTTGATATAGGTACAGCTGGTAGTGTATCTCTAGTTATACAAGCTGTGATTTTACCTCTATTATTTGCAAGTGAACCGAGTACTGTGAGGTTATCTGGTGGAACTGATGTTCCAATGGCCCCCCCGATAGACTATATGCGGTATGTTTTTAAGCATAATCTCCGGTTACTCGGCGTGAGCTTCGATATAGTTCTTCATCGTAGGGGCCATTACCCAAAAGGCGGTGGTGTAGTTGAGTTAGTTATAGAGAAAATGGCCTCCAAGTTAAGGCCTTTAAAGGCTATTAGGCGGGGTGGGATACTCGGGATTAAAGGGTTATCCCACGCGGTTAAGCTTCCCTTCCATGTTGCTAGTAGGCAAGCTTTAGCCGCGAGGAATTATATTAGAGAAAAACTGGGGGAAATACCTGTTTCAGTCGAGATTGAACATTACAAGAAGGAATGGGATCCGCATTTAGGCCCAGGAAGTGGAATAGTCTTATGGGCTAATTGTGGAAAAACGCTTTTGGGATCCGATAGCCTAGGAGCTAGGGGGAAGCCTGCTGAGAGGGTAGGAGATGAGGCTGCATCTGTATTAGTTGAGGATCTATCCACAGGAATGGCATTTGATAGGCATATGTCAGACATGTTACCTCCATTCTTGGCATTCACTGGGGGTGTCTCAGAGATAGGAGGGGCTAAATTAACAATGCATGCTAAAACGGTTCTTGAGTTGTTGAAGATTATTTTAGGGGATGAAGGGTTTGAATACGAGTTAGACGGGGAAGTGGACGGACCCTTTTTCTTGAAGCTGAAAGGCGTAAAGCCTTTTTCAAGGGGATGAAAAACTATTCTCCAGAACATTTGTCTACAAGTTCTTCGAGTAATTTATGAACTGATTGAGGGTCGCTGGCTTTCACTGAATAAGGAGTTACTCCTGCTTTAGCTTTGATGAGTTCGTGGGTGTTGGAGAGTGTTTTCCGGGAGACTAAGTCTATTTTCGATATCGTATAAACGAACGGTTTGTTTCCAGTTATACTCTTTACATCATCCGCTATTTCTAGTTGTACCCCTATGGGATAGGAGGCAGTTTCCGTGGGATCTAGGAGGAATATGACTATGCCAGTAAGGTGTTTTAATGCCATAATAGCTTTTAATTCAATTTCATTCCTTTCTTCTAGTTTCCGGTCAAGAAGCCCTGGCGTATCTATGAGTTGAATGTCTTTTCCCCGTATATTCGTGTGCCCTACGTGTATCTCTCTTGTTGTGAAGGGATATTCTGCGATGTTGATTCTGGCCCTGGAGGCTGATGCTACAAAGCTGGATTTACCCACACTAGGAGGTCCTGCAACTATAATTGTAGGTAAGGATGGGTTTATTCCTGGTAGATGAGAAAGGTAAACAACAAGGTTTTTCAAGTATAGTAACCCTTTGCTGCATCTTTTAATAGGGGATAGCATTCTACCCCTGGCTTCA contains:
- a CDS encoding RNA 3'-terminal phosphate cyclase; this encodes MGEGGGQILRLALALSTVSGKPVRVHDVRAKRSKPGLRPQHLIAVKALSQIAQAEVSGAHVGSTEVIFIPKELKGGSYRFDIGTAGSVSLVIQAVILPLLFASEPSTVRLSGGTDVPMAPPIDYMRYVFKHNLRLLGVSFDIVLHRRGHYPKGGGVVELVIEKMASKLRPLKAIRRGGILGIKGLSHAVKLPFHVASRQALAARNYIREKLGEIPVSVEIEHYKKEWDPHLGPGSGIVLWANCGKTLLGSDSLGARGKPAERVGDEAASVLVEDLSTGMAFDRHMSDMLPPFLAFTGGVSEIGGAKLTMHAKTVLELLKIILGDEGFEYELDGEVDGPFFLKLKGVKPFSRG
- a CDS encoding 50S ribosome-binding GTPase, translating into MNNRLETITPPEKAEHIQVPEYKELLTRMKRRYEKVGRNLPILEMELARLQMIADTIESKTSFVKELYHLLKTLHPFYRSLIFLEFDENKVYKYIECVFKARKIAQYFAKKYRYILMAQEERKTIKKKASEARGRMLSPIKRCSKGLLYLKNLVVYLSHLPGINPSLPTIIVAGPPSVGKSSFVASASRARINIAEYPFTTREIHVGHTNIRGKDIQLIDTPGLLDRKLEERNEIELKAIMALKHLTGIVIFLLDPTETASYPIGVQLEIADDVKSITGNKPFVYTISKIDLVSRKTLSNTHELIKAKAGVTPYSVKASDPQSVHKLLEELVDKCSGE